One Mycolicibacterium goodii genomic region harbors:
- a CDS encoding DegT/DnrJ/EryC1/StrS family aminotransferase: protein MGTRNVHVAMLATVRPGETLVMARNGHKSAFSGLVLSGAMPVYVDPEYDERWEVTHGVGPARIRRVLEDHPEAVASMVFTPTYYGVGADVRALAEAAHAHGVPLITDDAWGLDFSFQ from the coding sequence ATGGGAACCCGAAACGTTCACGTCGCCATGCTCGCGACGGTTCGCCCTGGCGAAACCTTGGTGATGGCTCGCAACGGGCACAAATCTGCGTTCTCGGGTCTGGTGCTGTCCGGCGCGATGCCGGTCTACGTGGATCCCGAGTACGACGAGCGGTGGGAGGTCACGCACGGTGTCGGTCCGGCCCGCATCAGGCGGGTTCTCGAAGACCACCCCGAGGCAGTCGCCTCGATGGTGTTCACCCCCACCTATTACGGCGTCGGCGCCGACGTGCGGGCGCTGGCCGAGGCCGCACACGCCCACGGTGTCCCGCTGATCACCGACGACGCCTGGGGCCTCGATTTCAGCTTTCAGTAG
- a CDS encoding TetR/AcrR family transcriptional regulator: MPSQGGVHVRRDATNNREKLVAAAEEVFAERGPNATLDDVAAAAGVGPATLYRRFANKDALVREVLAAFFQRLIDVAEIAEQASAEDGVELFLRTVGVELAEKSGLSAPVWGDLAPRDLVAELRRRSAGLLTRAQTAGAMRADLTPDDITIAVWALRGVVQSERIDPAHRGRQRWERHLDTIMRGFSPGSAGSSSES, encoded by the coding sequence GTGCCCAGTCAGGGAGGGGTGCATGTGCGCCGTGATGCCACGAACAACCGCGAGAAGCTGGTCGCCGCGGCCGAAGAGGTCTTCGCCGAACGGGGACCAAATGCGACACTCGACGACGTTGCGGCGGCCGCCGGGGTGGGTCCGGCCACGCTGTACCGCCGGTTCGCCAACAAGGACGCTCTGGTCCGGGAGGTCCTCGCGGCGTTCTTCCAGCGCCTCATCGATGTCGCCGAGATCGCCGAGCAGGCATCCGCGGAAGACGGTGTGGAGCTTTTTCTGCGGACCGTCGGGGTCGAACTGGCGGAGAAGTCGGGGCTGTCGGCCCCGGTCTGGGGCGACCTCGCCCCCCGCGACCTGGTGGCGGAACTGCGCCGCCGGTCAGCCGGACTCCTCACTCGGGCACAGACCGCCGGGGCGATGCGCGCCGACCTGACACCGGACGACATCACCATCGCCGTGTGGGCACTTCGCGGGGTCGTTCAATCCGAGCGGATCGACCCGGCGCACCGCGGCAGGCAGCGCTGGGAACGCCACCTGGACACGATCATGCGAGGGTTCAGCCCCGGCAGCGCTGGGTCGTCGTCCGAGTCGTGA
- a CDS encoding DUF2231 domain-containing protein, protein MTATGLARLLRGSWLGHPVHPLVVTVPTGRGPRRCCSTPSSTTRPRHTDWALPPPLGPCPAGWADFALLNRRQQRVGLVHAGSNAVTAPEPTASLFALTYRAYRAEKLRAARRYSVLGLLAMGVGGALGGHLYYARGAGVFRWQSMRTLTAA, encoded by the coding sequence GTGACCGCGACGGGCCTGGCTCGCCTGCTGCGCGGTTCCTGGCTCGGGCATCCGGTGCATCCGCTGGTGGTCACCGTGCCGACGGGGCGTGGACCACGTCGGTGCTGTTCGACGCCGTCTTCGACGACCAGGCCGCGGCACACCGACTGGGCCTTGCCGCCGCCCCTCGGACCATGCCCGGCGGGTTGGGCCGACTTTGCGCTGCTGAACCGGCGGCAACAGCGGGTGGGCCTGGTGCACGCGGGGTCGAATGCCGTGACGGCACCGGAGCCGACGGCGTCGCTGTTCGCGCTGACCTATCGCGCCTACCGCGCCGAGAAGCTCCGCGCCGCGCGCCGCTACTCAGTGCTCGGGTTGCTGGCGATGGGCGTGGGCGGCGCGCTCGGCGGACATCTGTACTACGCCCGGGGCGCAGGCGTGTTCCGCTGGCAGTCGATGCGCACGCTCACCGCCGCCTGA
- a CDS encoding MOSC and FAD-binding oxidoreductase domain-containing protein gives MATLVSVNVGLPRDVSWHGRTVFTGAWKEPVAGPRRVRRLNIDGDGQGDLGGHGGENRAVLVYQMDSYRHWAREFGRDDLTPGLLGENLTVEGLPDDEVCIGDRYRVGGAVLEVTQPRVTCYRAGMRIGEPRMAALLVAHRRPGFYCRVIAEGDVEAGHEIVKIADGPERVTVAEIDALLYLPGHPRDGLARALRIPALSPGWQGSLRALAEQDAGGTGNPGLAAASPPPAWAGFRSLIVRDALEESRSVRSMVLADPAGAPLPTWRAGQSVAVRLPLQDGAPALVRSYSLCNAPGSPVYRIGVKREQHGAASEYLHTRLRPGDALDVAAPRGTFWLADNESPVVLVSAGVGVTPVLSMLNALAATTSDRPVWWLHGARDGAEHPFAAEALGALKALPHGNCHIFYSRPAASDRAGVDYTAQGRLSAAALETLAVPREATAYVCGPQVFMKEMETALLAHGLAPERVHTEIFGAGPALTPGIAATSVAPHQPTGEPGSGPEVQFVRSGLAVPWEAGRLSLLELAEACDVPTRWSCRTGVCHNCETALLSGSVRYDPEPLEPPAEGNVLICCASPIEPITLDL, from the coding sequence ATGGCCACTCTGGTGTCCGTCAATGTCGGTCTGCCCCGCGACGTCTCGTGGCACGGCCGCACCGTCTTCACCGGGGCTTGGAAAGAGCCCGTCGCCGGGCCCCGCCGGGTGCGCCGGTTGAACATCGACGGCGACGGGCAGGGCGACCTCGGCGGGCACGGGGGCGAGAACCGCGCGGTGCTGGTCTATCAGATGGATTCCTATCGGCACTGGGCGCGCGAGTTCGGTCGCGACGACCTCACGCCCGGTCTGCTGGGCGAGAACCTGACCGTCGAGGGATTGCCCGACGACGAGGTGTGCATCGGGGACCGCTACCGCGTGGGCGGCGCGGTGCTCGAAGTGACGCAGCCCAGAGTGACGTGTTACCGCGCCGGGATGCGGATCGGAGAGCCGCGGATGGCAGCGCTGCTAGTCGCGCACCGCAGGCCGGGGTTCTACTGCCGGGTGATCGCCGAGGGCGACGTGGAAGCGGGCCACGAGATCGTCAAGATCGCCGACGGACCCGAACGCGTGACGGTCGCCGAGATCGACGCGCTGCTCTACCTTCCGGGCCATCCGCGCGACGGATTGGCTCGTGCGTTGCGCATCCCGGCGCTGAGTCCGGGATGGCAGGGGTCGCTGCGGGCCCTGGCCGAGCAGGACGCCGGGGGGACGGGAAATCCGGGTTTGGCGGCGGCGAGCCCTCCGCCGGCGTGGGCCGGGTTCCGCTCGTTGATCGTGCGGGACGCACTCGAGGAGAGCCGTTCGGTGCGCTCGATGGTGCTCGCCGACCCGGCCGGTGCGCCACTGCCGACGTGGCGTGCCGGCCAATCGGTCGCGGTGCGGCTGCCCTTGCAAGACGGGGCGCCGGCACTGGTGCGCAGCTACTCGCTGTGCAACGCGCCGGGCAGCCCGGTCTATCGCATCGGCGTCAAACGCGAGCAGCACGGTGCGGCAAGCGAATACCTGCACACGCGGCTGCGCCCCGGCGACGCGCTGGATGTCGCCGCGCCGCGGGGCACCTTCTGGCTCGCTGACAACGAATCCCCGGTGGTGCTCGTCTCCGCCGGGGTGGGGGTGACACCGGTGCTCTCGATGCTCAACGCGCTGGCCGCCACCACCTCCGACCGGCCCGTCTGGTGGCTGCACGGCGCCCGCGACGGAGCTGAGCACCCGTTCGCCGCCGAAGCGCTCGGTGCCCTGAAAGCATTGCCGCACGGCAACTGTCATATCTTCTATAGTCGACCCGCCGCGTCGGACCGGGCCGGAGTGGACTACACCGCACAGGGCCGACTCTCGGCCGCGGCCCTCGAAACGCTGGCTGTGCCGCGCGAGGCCACCGCCTACGTTTGCGGCCCCCAGGTTTTCATGAAGGAGATGGAGACGGCGCTGCTGGCGCACGGCCTGGCCCCGGAGCGGGTGCACACCGAGATCTTCGGCGCCGGGCCCGCCCTCACCCCCGGCATCGCCGCCACCTCGGTGGCGCCCCATCAGCCCACCGGGGAACCGGGCAGTGGGCCGGAGGTGCAATTCGTCCGCAGCGGACTGGCGGTGCCGTGGGAGGCGGGACGGCTCAGTCTGCTCGAACTCGCCGAGGCCTGCGACGTTCCGACGCGGTGGTCATGCCGAACCGGGGTCTGCCACAACTGCGAGACGGCGCTGCTGTCCGGGTCGGTGCGCTACGACCCCGAACCGCTGGAACCGCCCGCCGAGGGCAACGTGCTGATCTGCTGCGCATCCCCCATCGAGCCGATCACGCTGGACCTGTAA